A region from the Lolium perenne isolate Kyuss_39 chromosome 4, Kyuss_2.0, whole genome shotgun sequence genome encodes:
- the LOC127347859 gene encoding uncharacterized protein produces the protein MQKIVALLHPLHGILENILDIASEEKVERISEQSNLDPEDGLRFLEREALIINDLAKEVEIKLSQCREKERKEKSRMESMISSLMKENQDTRSMLEVATTEEVAENSLPMFRADGDQRRSAILQINEKGLQKVGFGFIMEVIGGESQGEEMSSCGASMVASNGRESKQEVDSLVSTK, from the coding sequence ATGCAGAAGATTGTTGCCTTGCTCCATCCATTGCATGGGATCTTGGAGAACATCCTGGACATAGCTTCTGAGGAGAAGGTAGAAAGGATTTCCGAGCAATCAAATCTTGATCCGGAGGATGGGCTTAGATTCCTAGAACGGGAGGCTCTCATTATTAATGAtctggccaaggaggtggagatcAAACTCTCACAGTGCAGGGAGAAGGAAAGGAAGGAGAAAAGCAGGATGGAGAGTATGATATCAAGCTTAATGAAGGAGAACCAGGATACTAGGAGCATGCTTGAAGTTGCTACAACTGAGGAGGTGGCGGAGAATAGCCTCCCCATGTTTAGGGCCGATGGTGATCAGAGAAGAAGTGCAATCCTGCAGATTAATGAGAAGGGATTGCAGAAGGTTGGCtttggcttcatcatggaagtgataGGTGGAGAATCACAAGGAGAAGAGATGAGCAGCTGCGGTGCCAGTATGGTGGCATCAAACGGAAGAGAAAGTAAACAGGAGGTTGACAGTCTGGTAAGTACTAAATAA
- the LOC127296426 gene encoding uncharacterized protein produces MAAEQPSEKKPPPEKKAPLPKVVTLNKALKLAQTWVDKMSGPEPDELNDKDFEGRPSGLGLGARVAPNVKRAAPTDPVERRLLGKVNAQKRKSAEEDKRNTQEVNESSDDDSGEPQGRTSACSKKRELPSVTSLPLRKKAK; encoded by the exons ATGGCCGCCGAGCAGCCGTCGGAGAAGAAACCTCCTCCGGAGAAGAAGGCACCGCTCCCGAAGGTGGTCACGCTCAACAAGGCCCTCAAGCTG GCCCAAACATGGGTGGACAAAATGAGTGGGCCGGAGCCAGATGAACTGAACGATAAGGATTTTGAGGGTCGACCATCAGG GCTTGGTCTTGGTGCTAGAGTCGCACCGAATGTGAAGCGTGCAGCTCCCACTGATCCGGTTGAGAGGAGGTTGCTCGGAAAGGTGAATGCGCAGAAGAGAAAGTCTGCGGAGGAGGACAAAAGAAACACTCAGGAGGTGAATGAGTCCAGCGATGATGATAGCGGAGAGCCTCAAGGTAGAACCAGTGCTTGTAGCAAGAAGAGGGAACTGCCTTCTGTTACTTCACTGCCATTACGGAAGAAGGCCAAGTGA
- the LOC127296427 gene encoding protein SPA, chloroplastic — protein sequence MAMATTSSRLTTTFSSTPCSPTTMAGLPRQRRHGSRYPRIQAIDLDQNTIVAIAVGVVSVGAGIGIPIFYENQIDNSAKRDNKQPCFPCSGTGAQVCRFCTGAGTVTVVIGSGESEVSKCVNCDGIGSLTCTTCQGSGIQPRYLDRREFKDDDD from the exons ATGGCCATGGCCACCACCTCCTCGCGGCtcaccaccaccttctcctccacgcCATGCTCGCCCACCACCATGGCGGGGCTTCCGCGGCAGCGAAGGCATGGCTCGCGGTACCCTCGCATTCAGGCCATTGACCTCGACCAGAACACG ATTGTCGCTATTGCTGTTGGCGTCGTCAGCGTCGGGGCCGGGATAGGTATCCCGATTTTCTACGAGAATCAAATCGACAATTCT GCTAAGAGGGACAACAAGCAGCCGTGCTTCCCCTGCAGCGGCACTGGCGCGC AGGTATGCAGGTTTTGCACCGGAGCTGGCACTGTCACTGTGGTAATTGGCAGTGGTGAGTCTGAAGTTTCAAAGTGTGTAAACTGCGATGGCATTGGTTCTTTGACATGCACCACATGCCAAGGTAGTGGCATTCAACCACGCTATCTTGATCGCAG GGAGTTCAAGGACGATGATGATTGA
- the LOC127349090 gene encoding agamous-like MADS-box protein AGL80 has translation MARKKVNLQYIPNDSTRRDTFKRRTRGLMKKANELAILCDAKPCVVIYGEGEPVPQVFPSHAEAATVINQFKNMSELEKHTKMDHELFLLQRIHKLQGQVHKSERNCKEHEIRSLLQKAMLGNLPNLTGLSSEDINNAGSEVEVLLKRIGNRITKIRDQQLVYRPSPVQAPTPNVI, from the coding sequence ATGGCTCGTAAGAAGGTGAACCTCCAGTACATCCCCAATGATTCCACCCGTCGTGACACATTCAAGAGGCGCACccgtggcctcatgaagaaggccaATGAGTTGGCCATCTTGTGCGATGCTAAGCCATGTGTCGTCATCTATGGCGAGGGCGAGCCAGTGCCGCAGGTGTTCCCATCGCACGCCGAGGCGGCGACCGTCATAAACCAGTTCAAGAACATGTCAGAACTAGAGAAGCACACGAAGATGGACCATGAGTTGTTCCTCCTCCAGCGCATTCACAAGTTGCAGGGCCAGGTGCACAAGTCCGAGCGCAACTGCAAGGAGCATGAGATCAGGTCCCTCTTGCAGAAGGCCATGTTGGGAAACCTCCCCAACCTCACGGGGCTTTCTAGTGAGGATATTAATAATGCTGGATCGGAGGTGGAGGTGCTCCTCAAGAGAATTGGCAACCGCATCACGAAGATTCGTGACCAACAATTGGTCTACCGGCCTTCCCCGGTGCAGGCGCCGACTCCCAATGTCATCTGA
- the LOC127296428 gene encoding nuclear transcription factor Y subunit C-2, which produces MDNHPLPYTTQPTATGAVPGAPVPGVPGTPPVPHHHLLQQQQAQLQAFWAYQRQEAERASASDFKNHQLPLARIKKIMKADEDVRMISAEAPVMFAKACELFILELTIRSWLHAEENKRRTLQRNDVAAAIARTDVFDFLVDIVPREEAKEEPGSAALGFASAGGVGAGGQAAGLPYYYPPMGQPAAPMMPAWHVPAWDPAWQQGGADVDQGAGSFGEEGQGFTAGHGGSAGFPPGPPSSE; this is translated from the coding sequence ATGGACAACCACCCGCTGCCCTACACCACCCAGCCAACGGCGACCGGCGCGGTGCCCGGAGCCCCAGTGCCAGGCGTTCCAGGGACACCGCCGGTGCCGCACCACCACCTGCTCCAGCAGCAGCAAGCCCAGCTGCAGGCGTTCTGGGCGTACCAGcggcaggaggcggagcgcgCGTCGGCGTCGGACTTCAAGAACCACCAGCTGCCGCTGGCGCGGATCAAGAAGATAATGAAGGCTGACGAGGACGTGCGCATGATCTCCGCGGAGGCGCCCGTGATGTTCGCCAAGGCCTGCGAGCTCTTCATCCTCGAGCTCACCATCCGCTCCTGGCTCCATGCCGAGGAGAACAAGCGCCGCACCCTGCAGCGCaacgacgtcgccgccgccatcgcacgcACCGACGTCTTCGACTTCCTCGTCGACATTGTGCCAAGGGAGGAGGCCAAGGAGGAGCCGGGCAGTGCAGCCCTCGGGTTCGCCTCTGCCGGAGGGGTCGGCGCCGGGGGCCAAGCGGCCGGGCTGCCGTACTACTATCCGCCGATGGGGCAGCCGGCGGCCCCGATGATGCCGGCCTGGCATGTTCCGGCATGGGACCCGGCGTGGCAGCAGGGAGGGGCGGATGTAGATCAGGGCGCCGGGAGCTTCGGCGAGGAAGGGCAAGGGTTTACGGCGGGTCATGGTGGTTCAGCTGGCTTCCCTCCGGGGCCTCCGAGCTCCGAGTGA